One genomic region from Actinomycetota bacterium encodes:
- a CDS encoding peptidoglycan DD-metalloendopeptidase family protein, producing MGKVGEGGNGRRRLVALLLVGGLAAVLAAGPPTPVTPGAEPVEAQLSSAADEARLIQAVEESLARKKELDARVAELDGRLGEAQSELRAAQARLGALVSRQRTTETKLEETRQQLAGAEQALRDQAIAAYTGRSDSGRIVAVLRSSDMAVVANRQSYLRAVAGTQADAVVNHERLRDQTDDLLAELAVEKEKAEAERNVVSAKTAAIQSDRDAQAAARHQVSVEIANHDLALQEIIHRQGEFEAQARELEVQSAAVAESLGRRQQFQPPASSSPSGGRLGPPLASVRVSSAFGWRVHPVFGNRRMHTGADLSASTGTPIQAAAEGVVVSAGWMGGYGNATVIDHGGGLATLYAHQSAVLVRPGQRVSRGQVVGRVGCTGTCTGPHLHYEVRVNGSPVDPAPYL from the coding sequence GTGGGCAAGGTGGGTGAAGGGGGTAACGGTAGGCGACGCCTGGTCGCGCTACTGCTGGTCGGTGGCCTGGCCGCGGTGCTCGCGGCCGGGCCCCCGACCCCGGTCACCCCCGGGGCCGAGCCCGTCGAGGCCCAGCTCTCCAGCGCGGCCGACGAGGCCCGGCTGATCCAGGCCGTCGAGGAGTCTCTGGCCCGCAAGAAGGAGCTCGACGCCCGGGTGGCCGAGCTCGACGGCCGGCTCGGGGAGGCCCAGAGCGAGTTGCGGGCCGCCCAGGCCCGCCTGGGTGCCCTCGTCTCGCGCCAGCGGACCACCGAGACCAAGCTGGAGGAGACCCGCCAACAACTGGCCGGGGCCGAGCAGGCGCTGCGGGACCAGGCCATCGCGGCCTACACCGGTCGGTCCGATTCCGGGCGCATCGTCGCCGTCCTGCGCTCGTCGGACATGGCGGTGGTGGCCAACCGCCAGTCCTACCTGCGGGCGGTGGCCGGCACCCAGGCCGACGCCGTCGTCAACCACGAACGGCTCAGGGACCAGACCGACGACCTGCTGGCCGAACTGGCCGTCGAGAAGGAGAAGGCCGAAGCCGAGCGCAACGTGGTGTCGGCCAAGACGGCGGCCATCCAGTCCGACCGGGACGCCCAGGCCGCGGCCCGCCACCAGGTGTCGGTCGAGATCGCCAACCACGACCTGGCCCTCCAGGAGATCATCCATCGCCAAGGCGAGTTCGAGGCCCAGGCCCGCGAGCTCGAGGTGCAGTCGGCGGCCGTGGCCGAGTCCCTGGGCCGCCGCCAGCAGTTCCAGCCTCCGGCCTCGTCCTCGCCCTCCGGAGGTCGCCTCGGGCCCCCGTTGGCCAGCGTGCGGGTGTCGTCGGCCTTCGGGTGGCGGGTCCACCCCGTGTTCGGCAACCGCAGGATGCACACCGGGGCCGACCTGAGCGCGTCCACGGGAACGCCCATCCAGGCCGCGGCCGAAGGCGTGGTCGTGTCCGCGGGGTGGATGGGCGGCTACGGGAACGCCACCGTCATCGACCACGGCGGGGGGCTGGCCACCCTCTACGCCCACCAGAGCGCGGTGCTGGTCCGCCCCGGCCAGCGGGTCTCGCGGGGCCAGGTCGTCGGCCGGGTGGGGTGCACGGGCACGTGCACGGGGCCTCACCTGCACTACGAGGTCAGGGTGAACGGCTCGCCCGTCGACCCTGCGCCCTACCTGTGA
- a CDS encoding glycosyltransferase family 4 protein: MRIGILAPPWAPVPPPLYGGIEQAIDGLARGFVAAGHEVVLFTTGDSTSPVPRRWELDRAEGYRMGFTVPELRHVMAAYEAFDDVDIVHDHSVMGPVYARGLGGHTVVTTNHGPFNEELTAIYRRIAADVPIIAISHAQRRAAPELPVGGVIHHGIDASEFPVGDGRGDYCLFLGRMSPDKGAHWAAGAARKAGARLLIAGKCREPWEQSYFDEQVRPLLDDDIEYLGEVLHDDKVRLLAEARCVLFPIRWNEPFGLVMVEAMACGTPVLAFPEGAAPEVVDHGRTGFLCEDVAEMADAIAAVADLDRGDCRAATEGYFSMRRCAEEHIELFSGLLGR; the protein is encoded by the coding sequence ATGCGCATCGGTATCCTCGCTCCCCCGTGGGCCCCGGTCCCACCCCCGCTCTACGGCGGGATCGAGCAGGCCATCGACGGGCTGGCCCGCGGGTTCGTGGCCGCCGGCCACGAGGTCGTCCTGTTCACCACCGGCGACTCCACCAGCCCCGTCCCCCGCCGGTGGGAGCTCGACCGGGCCGAGGGTTACCGGATGGGCTTCACCGTCCCTGAGCTGCGCCACGTGATGGCCGCCTACGAGGCCTTCGACGACGTCGACATCGTCCACGACCATTCCGTGATGGGCCCCGTCTACGCCCGGGGCCTGGGAGGCCACACGGTGGTCACGACCAACCACGGGCCCTTCAACGAGGAACTGACGGCCATCTACCGGCGCATAGCCGCCGACGTGCCCATCATCGCCATCTCCCACGCCCAGCGCCGGGCCGCTCCCGAGTTGCCGGTGGGCGGGGTGATCCACCACGGGATCGACGCCTCTGAGTTCCCGGTGGGCGACGGCCGGGGCGACTACTGCCTGTTCCTGGGGCGGATGAGCCCCGACAAGGGTGCCCACTGGGCGGCCGGCGCGGCCCGCAAGGCCGGGGCCCGGCTGCTCATAGCCGGCAAGTGCCGCGAACCCTGGGAACAGTCCTACTTCGACGAGCAGGTCCGCCCGCTGCTCGACGACGACATCGAGTACCTCGGCGAGGTGCTCCACGACGACAAGGTGCGGTTGCTGGCCGAGGCCCGCTGCGTTCTCTTCCCGATCCGCTGGAACGAGCCCTTCGGCCTCGTGATGGTGGAGGCCATGGCCTGTGGAACGCCCGTGCTCGCCTTCCCCGAGGGCGCCGCCCCCGAGGTCGTCGACCACGGGCGCACCGGCTTTCTGTGCGAGGACGTGGCCGAGATGGCCGACGCCATCGCGGCCGTGGCCGACCTCGACCGGGGCGACTGCCGGGCGGCCACCGAGGGCTACTTCTCGATGCGCCGCTGCGCCGAAGAGCACATAGAACTGTTCTCGGGGCTACTCGGGCGCTGA
- a CDS encoding acetoacetate decarboxylase family protein, with the protein MTPAPHAPWALTGECVVAWARWRGPRGGLPAELGRLPGPCTVTAARFDTSPVGPYRELAVSEPARLGARLGMCVTTMVVDSSESRIGGRQNWGFPKELGTIHWEADGPERLLVWQERGVRVVAVPSGPAVPVVMVLRALQRRADGVVVVPGRLWGRGRLSRVEVETAAADPLAALAGSHRGLLVSGLHLRVDPARRPTGLAATLRAPLRAPEPALSWDTSGD; encoded by the coding sequence ATGACGCCCGCGCCCCACGCGCCATGGGCCCTCACCGGCGAGTGCGTCGTGGCGTGGGCGCGGTGGCGGGGGCCCAGGGGTGGGCTCCCGGCCGAGCTGGGAAGGCTCCCGGGGCCGTGCACGGTGACCGCCGCCCGCTTCGACACCTCCCCCGTCGGGCCCTACCGGGAGCTGGCGGTCTCCGAGCCCGCCCGCCTGGGAGCGAGGCTCGGCATGTGTGTGACGACGATGGTCGTCGACTCGTCGGAGTCCCGCATCGGAGGCCGCCAGAACTGGGGGTTCCCCAAGGAGCTGGGCACCATCCATTGGGAGGCCGACGGGCCTGAGCGGCTCCTGGTCTGGCAGGAGCGCGGTGTGCGGGTCGTCGCTGTCCCGTCCGGCCCGGCCGTCCCCGTCGTAATGGTGTTGCGGGCGCTGCAGCGGCGAGCCGACGGCGTCGTGGTCGTGCCCGGTCGGCTGTGGGGCCGGGGCCGCCTGAGCCGGGTCGAGGTCGAGACGGCGGCTGCCGACCCCCTGGCCGCCCTGGCCGGCTCGCACCGCGGGCTGCTCGTGTCCGGCCTGCACCTTCGCGTCGACCCCGCCCGCCGCCCCACCGGTCTGGCGGCCACCCTTCGGGCCCCTCTTCGTGCCCCCGAGCCTGCACTATCGTGGGACACCTCGGGCGATTAG
- a CDS encoding class I SAM-dependent methyltransferase — protein sequence MAGATRQEALVERLFGSLIGAMDLLHVYLGEQLGLYDALAVEGPLTSGELAERCAIHERYAREWLEHQAVAGILTVDDLDAGPGQRRFALPAEHAEVLLDGDSLSYMMPLGLFLASVARTMPEVLEAFRTGGGVPYEAYGPDLRRGIARINRPMFLNLLAAEWFPQVPGLVERLTADPPARVVDVGCGSGWSTIAIARGFPKVEVTGLDLDPESVNDARRNAEEAGVADRVSFEVRDAADPALASRFDLVCAFETVHDMCDPVGALRAMRSLLAPGGAVLVADERVADTFTTDVDDAERFQWGFSALHCLPTAMTAPPAAGTGTIMRAPVLRQYAADAGFADVTVLPIENDFWRFYHVVG from the coding sequence ATGGCCGGGGCGACCAGGCAAGAGGCGCTCGTCGAACGGCTCTTCGGCTCCCTGATCGGAGCGATGGACCTGCTGCACGTGTACTTGGGCGAGCAACTGGGGTTGTACGACGCGCTGGCCGTCGAGGGGCCCCTCACCAGCGGCGAGCTGGCCGAGCGGTGCGCCATCCACGAGCGGTACGCCCGGGAGTGGCTCGAGCACCAGGCCGTGGCCGGGATCCTGACGGTGGACGATCTCGACGCCGGCCCGGGCCAGCGCCGCTTCGCCTTGCCGGCCGAGCACGCCGAGGTCCTGCTCGACGGCGACAGCCTGTCCTACATGATGCCGCTCGGTCTGTTCCTGGCCTCGGTGGCCCGGACGATGCCGGAGGTGCTCGAGGCGTTCCGCACCGGTGGCGGCGTGCCCTACGAGGCTTACGGTCCGGACCTGCGCAGGGGTATCGCCCGTATCAACCGGCCCATGTTCCTCAACCTCCTGGCCGCAGAGTGGTTCCCGCAGGTGCCCGGTCTGGTGGAAAGGCTGACCGCCGACCCGCCCGCCCGGGTTGTGGACGTGGGGTGCGGCTCGGGTTGGTCGACCATCGCCATCGCCCGAGGGTTCCCGAAGGTGGAGGTCACCGGCCTCGACCTCGACCCTGAATCGGTGAACGACGCCAGGCGGAACGCCGAAGAGGCGGGCGTGGCCGACAGGGTCTCGTTCGAGGTACGTGACGCCGCCGACCCGGCCCTCGCCAGCCGTTTCGACCTGGTATGCGCCTTCGAGACGGTCCACGACATGTGCGACCCGGTCGGAGCGCTGCGGGCCATGCGGTCCCTGCTGGCTCCTGGCGGTGCGGTACTGGTCGCCGATGAGCGGGTCGCCGACACCTTCACGACCGACGTCGACGACGCCGAGCGCTTCCAATGGGGCTTCAGCGCGCTCCACTGCCTGCCCACAGCCATGACGGCACCCCCGGCGGCGGGGACGGGGACCATCATGCGGGCACCGGTCCTGCGGCAGTACGCGGCCGACGCCGGGTTCGCGGACGTCACGGTGCTGCCCATCGAGAACGACTTCTGGCGCTTCTACCACGTGGTCGGCTGA
- a CDS encoding dual specificity protein phosphatase family protein — protein MTAALILAGNLGILAASLLAQGSTSKAMLRGIPGIDHLEAVDGKLWRGGAPSPEGYRELSAAGVTTVIDLRAEDGVELDLAYARSLGFEVVPIPIRDGQTPTSEQVQSFLEATERAAGNVFVHCGAGVGRTGTMVGAWLVSTGEVNGRGAVRRNLAVGPPSLEQVVMVAGMDRGDLARPNVAVRAVSRVLDAPRRIWHRVGL, from the coding sequence GTGACCGCCGCCCTGATCTTGGCCGGCAACCTGGGCATCCTGGCCGCGTCGCTGCTGGCCCAGGGCAGCACCAGCAAGGCGATGCTCCGCGGGATCCCCGGGATCGACCACCTCGAGGCGGTCGACGGCAAGCTGTGGCGGGGCGGGGCCCCGTCGCCCGAGGGCTACCGGGAGCTGTCCGCCGCCGGCGTCACCACCGTCATCGACCTGCGGGCCGAGGACGGTGTCGAGCTCGACCTCGCGTACGCCCGCTCGCTCGGGTTCGAAGTCGTCCCCATCCCCATCCGTGACGGGCAGACCCCGACGAGCGAGCAGGTGCAGAGCTTCCTTGAGGCCACGGAGCGGGCCGCGGGCAACGTCTTCGTGCACTGCGGGGCGGGCGTGGGCCGCACGGGCACCATGGTCGGCGCCTGGCTCGTCTCTACTGGCGAGGTCAACGGGCGGGGGGCGGTCCGCCGTAACCTGGCTGTCGGCCCGCCCTCGCTCGAACAGGTGGTGATGGTGGCCGGCATGGACCGCGGTGACCTCGCTCGCCCGAACGTCGCCGTACGGGCGGTCAGCCGGGTCCTCGACGCCCCCCGCCGCATTTGGCACCGCGTCGGCCTGTAG
- a CDS encoding mechanosensitive ion channel family protein, giving the protein MNGDYLYRLFRRMGLSDFGADTARVLVRPLEVLLVLAVALVVSRALAKVVRRSVTGLVARSTFHSESPERTASRAATLAGVAANVVRIAVWTVALLVVIDKVGINPGPVLAGASIVGIALGFGAQSLVKDFLSGFFVLAEDQFAVGDVVTVVDVTGTVEEVNLRTTRLRADDGTVWFVPNGEIRKVGNSAKDWSRAVLDVSLPPGADMTVAESVIADVVSAMAQEPAWSSVVLEAHVLGVESMGPDGFTIRVSAKTVPAQRTRVTRELRVRIGARLRREGIVPLRQAVVPSADSSGGGASAPE; this is encoded by the coding sequence GTGAACGGGGACTACCTCTACCGCCTGTTCCGCAGGATGGGGCTGTCCGACTTCGGGGCGGACACGGCCCGGGTGCTGGTCCGCCCCCTGGAGGTGCTCCTGGTCCTGGCCGTCGCCCTGGTGGTCAGCCGGGCACTGGCCAAGGTGGTCCGCCGGTCGGTGACGGGCCTGGTGGCCCGTTCGACCTTCCACAGCGAGAGCCCGGAGCGCACTGCCTCGCGGGCCGCCACCTTGGCGGGCGTGGCCGCCAACGTGGTGCGCATCGCCGTGTGGACGGTCGCCCTGCTGGTGGTGATCGACAAGGTGGGCATCAACCCCGGGCCGGTGCTGGCCGGGGCCAGCATCGTGGGGATCGCCCTGGGGTTCGGGGCCCAATCCCTGGTCAAGGACTTCCTGTCGGGGTTCTTCGTCCTGGCCGAGGACCAGTTCGCGGTGGGCGACGTGGTCACCGTGGTGGACGTGACGGGTACCGTCGAGGAGGTCAACCTGCGGACCACGCGGTTGCGGGCCGACGACGGGACGGTGTGGTTCGTACCCAACGGGGAGATCCGCAAGGTGGGCAACTCGGCCAAGGACTGGTCGCGGGCCGTGCTCGACGTCTCGCTGCCGCCCGGGGCCGATATGACCGTGGCCGAGTCGGTGATAGCCGACGTGGTCAGCGCCATGGCGCAGGAGCCGGCGTGGTCGTCGGTGGTCCTGGAGGCCCACGTGCTGGGCGTGGAGTCGATGGGCCCGGACGGGTTCACGATCAGGGTCTCGGCCAAGACCGTGCCGGCCCAGCGCACGCGGGTCACGCGCGAGCTCCGGGTGCGGATCGGCGCCCGCCTGCGCCGCGAGGGGATCGTCCCCCTGCGCCAAGCCGTGGTGCCCTCGGCCGACAGCTCTGGGGGCGGGGCCTCAGCGCCCGAGTAG
- a CDS encoding PQQ-binding-like beta-propeller repeat protein, with protein sequence MHGRGRGRGLATGDGRRLATGRWAITGRRPWTAVVFAALVGAAACQAGVAGDVAMPATTTSSSPGPSTTEGPATPTSSSPTTTPPTTTPPTTVPAAVRGLLTFRGNATRSYYGTGPVPSSPRVQWSYPDEPMCSETEEAGLPVRWCGTGWTGQPAVFERDGRTWVVFGAYDGAVHFLDASSGRPLLPSLQTGGLVKGSVTVDPDGYPLVYVGSRDNNFRVIAIDRPVPTELWSLPASAVSPVLWNDDWDGAALVVDGHLLVGGENSHWHAVRLDRSYGPDGLVRAAPELVFSAPGWDSELLEALGDYNVSIEGSVALWERTLYFANSGGLVQGWDISGLAAGRAPERTFRFWTGDDTDATVVIDPEGMLYVASQWERRTERGRQVGQVMKLDPRRADPLVWSFADQEVVARDGLAGVWATPALHRDLVIVATHGGRLVGLDRATGAVRWAKSLPGPLWQSPVVVDGVLLQGDCFGLLHAYDVSSTAVDPPELWSIGLGGCIESTPAVWGGQVIVGTRAGLVLAVAQR encoded by the coding sequence GTGCACGGACGGGGGAGGGGGCGGGGGCTGGCGACCGGGGACGGCCGACGCCTGGCGACCGGTCGGTGGGCGATCACCGGTAGGCGACCGTGGACGGCGGTCGTGTTCGCCGCCCTGGTCGGGGCCGCCGCCTGCCAGGCGGGCGTGGCCGGCGACGTGGCCATGCCGGCCACCACCACGTCGTCGTCCCCGGGCCCCTCCACCACCGAGGGCCCGGCAACCCCCACGTCCTCCAGCCCGACGACCACCCCACCGACGACCACCCCACCGACGACCGTGCCTGCAGCGGTCCGCGGCCTGCTCACGTTCCGGGGCAACGCCACCCGCTCCTACTACGGCACGGGCCCGGTGCCGTCGTCGCCCCGGGTGCAGTGGAGCTACCCGGACGAGCCCATGTGCTCGGAGACCGAGGAGGCAGGGCTACCGGTGCGCTGGTGCGGGACGGGCTGGACCGGCCAGCCCGCGGTCTTCGAGCGGGACGGGCGGACATGGGTGGTCTTCGGGGCCTACGACGGCGCCGTCCACTTCCTCGACGCCTCCAGTGGCCGCCCCCTTCTCCCCAGCCTCCAGACCGGGGGGCTCGTCAAGGGGTCGGTCACCGTCGACCCCGACGGCTACCCCCTCGTGTACGTGGGGTCGCGCGACAACAACTTCAGGGTGATCGCCATCGACCGGCCCGTCCCCACCGAGCTTTGGAGCCTGCCGGCGTCGGCCGTCAGCCCCGTGCTGTGGAACGACGACTGGGACGGCGCCGCCCTCGTGGTCGACGGCCACCTGCTCGTCGGAGGGGAGAACAGCCACTGGCACGCCGTGCGCCTCGACCGCTCCTACGGGCCCGACGGGCTGGTGCGGGCCGCGCCCGAGCTGGTGTTCAGCGCCCCCGGCTGGGACAGCGAGCTGCTGGAGGCCCTCGGTGACTACAACGTGTCGATCGAGGGCTCGGTGGCCCTGTGGGAAAGGACTCTGTACTTCGCCAACTCGGGCGGCCTGGTGCAGGGCTGGGACATCTCCGGTCTGGCCGCCGGCCGGGCCCCGGAGCGGACCTTCCGGTTCTGGACGGGCGATGACACCGACGCCACCGTGGTCATCGACCCCGAGGGCATGCTCTATGTGGCCTCCCAATGGGAACGCCGCACCGAGCGGGGCCGCCAGGTCGGCCAGGTAATGAAGCTCGACCCCCGCCGGGCCGACCCCCTCGTCTGGTCGTTCGCCGACCAGGAGGTCGTGGCCCGCGACGGGCTGGCGGGCGTGTGGGCCACTCCCGCCCTGCACCGCGACCTGGTGATCGTGGCCACCCACGGGGGCCGCCTGGTGGGCCTCGACCGGGCGACGGGGGCCGTGCGGTGGGCCAAGTCGCTCCCTGGCCCGCTGTGGCAGTCGCCGGTGGTGGTCGACGGCGTGCTCCTCCAGGGTGACTGCTTCGGGCTCCTGCACGCCTACGACGTGTCCTCGACGGCCGTCGACCCACCCGAGCTGTGGTCGATCGGCCTGGGCGGGTGCATCGAGTCGACCCCGGCAGTCTGGGGCGGCCAGGTGATCGTGGGCACCCGGGCCGGGCTCGTCCTGGCCGTCGCCCAGCGCTGA
- a CDS encoding HAD-IB family phosphatase, which produces MIREALGAQRIAVTGSTGFLGTALVERMLRAVPGCELVLLVRPGRRSTPAERARREIFGNDAFKRLKREWGDRFDAEVESRVHVVGGDVSVDGLAVDAEGAALIAGCQTIIHSAALVSFDAPIDKAMETNLLGPKRVIDLVRAAGATPHFISVSTAYVAGNRRGRAPEAPLTETPFSTEVSWQAEVEAIRRARGDAEAESRRPELLERFAKEARHELGAAGPPLLAAKGERLREQWVSDFLVEAGRARAKALGWPDAYAYTKALAERAALEVCGDVPLTILRPSIIESALAEPHPGWIRGFRMAEPIIISYGRGLLKEFPGIPESVVDVIPVDLVVASILAVAAQGPPARPAVFHASTGARNPLRYDHLVDTVREYYGEHPIYDNEGQPIVVAPWSFGGRGRVQRQLVRGITLLKGAEKAVGALPIRGEKAEISGKVEEKRIQAQRALDYVKLYGAYAETEAIFDDARLRALWESLGPEDQEAFGFDTEVMDWTEYILTVHMPTVVRQARARTTGGRREGPSREDRARKSVLSGERHFAAFDLENTLIASNVVESYSWLASRRMDDEERVRFVTRMLRAAPSMWSLDRKDRGDFLRHFYRRYEDAPVERVRADAWELFSYLLLTKSFPAGIRRVREHRRAGTRTLLITGALDFVIEPLRPLFDDVICAHLGVKDGRFTGELIDAPPTGEARALVIESWAADHGLQMSESVVYADSASDLPMLEAVGFPVAVNAEPKLAAIARKRGWHIEQWTKAPGAPRPPLPLAPRRAGGAGRPAAVSGSRARP; this is translated from the coding sequence ATGATCAGAGAGGCCCTCGGGGCCCAGCGCATAGCCGTCACGGGTTCGACGGGCTTTCTGGGCACCGCGCTCGTCGAGCGGATGCTGCGGGCCGTGCCCGGGTGCGAGCTGGTGCTGCTGGTCAGGCCGGGGCGCCGGTCCACCCCCGCGGAGCGGGCCCGGCGGGAGATCTTCGGCAACGACGCCTTCAAACGGCTCAAGCGGGAGTGGGGCGACCGCTTCGACGCCGAGGTCGAGAGCCGCGTTCACGTGGTCGGGGGCGACGTGTCCGTCGACGGGCTGGCCGTCGACGCCGAGGGCGCGGCGCTGATCGCCGGCTGCCAGACGATCATCCACTCGGCCGCCCTGGTGAGCTTCGACGCCCCCATCGACAAGGCCATGGAGACCAACCTGCTGGGCCCCAAGCGGGTCATCGACCTGGTCCGGGCGGCCGGGGCCACGCCCCATTTCATCTCCGTGTCCACCGCCTACGTGGCCGGCAACCGCCGGGGCCGGGCGCCCGAGGCCCCGCTGACCGAGACCCCGTTCTCGACCGAGGTGTCCTGGCAGGCCGAGGTCGAGGCCATCCGCCGGGCCCGGGGGGACGCCGAGGCCGAGAGCCGGCGTCCCGAGCTGCTCGAACGGTTCGCCAAGGAGGCCCGCCACGAACTGGGGGCAGCCGGCCCGCCCCTGCTGGCGGCCAAGGGCGAGCGGCTGCGCGAGCAGTGGGTGTCGGACTTCCTGGTCGAGGCCGGCCGGGCACGGGCCAAGGCCCTGGGCTGGCCCGACGCCTACGCCTACACCAAGGCGCTGGCCGAAAGGGCCGCCCTCGAGGTGTGCGGCGACGTCCCCCTGACCATCCTGCGGCCCTCGATCATCGAGTCGGCCCTGGCCGAGCCCCATCCTGGGTGGATCCGGGGCTTTCGCATGGCCGAGCCCATCATCATCTCCTACGGCCGGGGCCTGCTCAAGGAGTTCCCGGGCATCCCCGAGAGCGTCGTCGACGTGATACCCGTCGACCTGGTCGTGGCCTCCATCCTGGCTGTGGCCGCCCAGGGCCCGCCGGCTCGACCGGCCGTCTTCCACGCCTCGACGGGCGCCCGGAACCCCCTGCGCTACGACCACCTGGTCGACACCGTGCGGGAGTACTACGGCGAGCACCCCATCTACGACAACGAGGGCCAGCCCATCGTGGTAGCCCCGTGGTCGTTCGGGGGCCGGGGCCGGGTGCAGCGCCAGCTCGTGCGGGGCATCACCCTGCTCAAGGGGGCCGAGAAGGCCGTGGGCGCCCTGCCCATCCGGGGCGAGAAGGCCGAGATCAGCGGCAAGGTCGAGGAGAAGCGCATCCAGGCCCAGCGCGCCCTCGACTACGTGAAGCTCTACGGGGCCTACGCGGAGACCGAGGCCATCTTCGACGACGCCCGGCTCCGTGCGCTGTGGGAGTCGCTCGGGCCCGAGGACCAGGAGGCCTTCGGGTTCGACACCGAGGTCATGGACTGGACCGAGTACATCCTCACCGTCCACATGCCCACGGTGGTGCGCCAGGCCCGGGCCCGCACGACCGGAGGGCGCCGGGAAGGGCCGTCTCGGGAGGACAGGGCCCGCAAGTCGGTCCTCTCCGGCGAACGCCACTTCGCGGCCTTCGACCTCGAGAACACGCTGATCGCCTCCAACGTGGTCGAGTCCTACTCCTGGCTGGCCAGCCGGCGCATGGACGACGAGGAGCGGGTGCGGTTCGTGACCCGCATGCTCAGGGCCGCCCCTTCCATGTGGTCGCTCGACCGCAAGGACAGGGGCGACTTCCTGCGCCACTTCTACCGGCGCTACGAGGACGCTCCCGTCGAGCGGGTCAGGGCCGACGCCTGGGAGCTGTTCAGCTACCTGCTGCTCACCAAGTCGTTCCCGGCCGGCATCCGCCGGGTCCGCGAGCACCGCCGGGCCGGCACCCGCACGCTGCTCATCACCGGTGCCCTCGACTTCGTGATCGAGCCACTGAGGCCCCTGTTCGACGACGTCATATGCGCCCACCTGGGCGTCAAGGACGGGCGGTTCACGGGGGAACTGATCGACGCCCCGCCCACGGGCGAGGCCCGGGCCCTGGTCATCGAGTCGTGGGCCGCCGACCACGGCCTGCAGATGTCCGAGTCGGTCGTATACGCCGACTCGGCCAGCGACCTGCCCATGCTGGAGGCGGTGGGCTTCCCGGTGGCGGTCAACGCCGAGCCCAAGCTGGCCGCCATCGCCCGCAAGCGGGGCTGGCACATCGAGCAGTGGACGAAGGCCCCCGGGGCGCCCCGCCCGCCCCTGCCCCTGGCCCCCCGGCGCGCCGGGGGGGCCGGCCGCCCGGCGGCGGTCTCGGGCAGCCGGGCCCGCCCCTGA